A window from Enterocloster bolteae encodes these proteins:
- a CDS encoding DNA adenine methylase, which translates to MDSFISWIGGKKLLRRAILEQFPETGTFDRYIEVFGGAAWLLFSKESHATMEVYNDINGELVNLFRIVKYHPDALQKELDGTLMSREMFLDAIQPARGLTDIQRAARFWIAIKESFGTNLHSFICKGYNIQNAVELIKVASVRLNKVIIENNDFGKLIKTYDREKALFYLDPPYYDAEKYYPDRFQPEDHIRLKESLEHIKGRFILSYNDCPEIRKLYDRFVIIEVERQDNLVSKNGSRKYKELIIKNY; encoded by the coding sequence ATGGATAGTTTTATTAGTTGGATTGGTGGAAAGAAACTATTACGAAGGGCAATTCTGGAACAATTTCCTGAGACAGGCACATTTGACCGATACATAGAGGTATTCGGCGGCGCTGCCTGGCTTTTGTTCTCCAAGGAGAGCCATGCAACAATGGAGGTATATAATGATATTAATGGGGAGTTAGTCAACCTGTTCCGAATAGTTAAATACCATCCGGACGCGTTGCAAAAGGAGCTTGATGGAACATTGATGTCCAGGGAAATGTTTTTAGATGCAATACAGCCAGCGCGAGGACTTACGGATATACAAAGGGCAGCGCGCTTTTGGATTGCAATAAAAGAGAGTTTTGGGACAAACTTACATTCCTTTATATGCAAGGGTTATAATATACAGAATGCCGTTGAGCTTATCAAGGTAGCATCCGTAAGACTAAACAAGGTAATCATTGAGAATAATGATTTTGGGAAATTGATTAAAACATATGACAGGGAAAAAGCTCTTTTCTACCTTGACCCTCCATATTACGATGCAGAAAAATATTATCCAGATAGATTCCAACCGGAGGACCATATTCGTCTCAAAGAGAGCCTGGAACATATTAAGGGAAGGTTTATCTTGTCGTATAATGATTGCCCGGAAATCAGGAAATTGTATGACAGATTTGTAATTATTGAAGTAGAGAGGCAAGATAATCTTGTAAGCAAGAACGGCAGCAGGAAATACAAAGAATTGATTATTAAAAATTATTGA
- a CDS encoding phage portal protein, with amino-acid sequence MAVIDKISSDLAYVKGKLYRIDQNGDKKELTVHPFLDFWARPNPLYEFTASALWKLQSDYLLLKGEGYFIIERYDNGYPAELWPVPTHWVQMTPYQGFPYYRIRAADGGVMDVPIDDVFVMKDLNPLDPYRRGLGQAEPLADEVEIDEYAAKFQKKFFFNDAMPGAIVVMPGADDKQQERFLAKWKERFRGHQNSHGIATIGGPKDTQASVVKLSDNMKDLDMINGRAFTRDAVLEHFGVPREIMGITQNSNRATAEAARYIYATNVLTPRLANRQDAINLQLLSAYGDDLVWEYDDIIPKDKEFEKMVAFDGWNNGVITKNEAREKLDMEKTEKGDIFKMNFADLYIGEDEDPVELSSAAENLQYSDASDPIEADRNDIEVSLGDELIGSTQDEEKILKRAAEIKEQRIKAAGMGLNHARQTQTRKFEIATTKYFRSQADQIQGALIGNKKAEGSVWDAIGMTQEEFLRLSEQQQSQLTMQFVNGLLDWKTQEGILESILTPLWAETYDKGVKEVVSSYRLNAIQQPSLTSVARLRGGQRVTRVTQTTKDNIRRIVADGLTQGKGKQELTEDIMIEMNTSAARARIIAAQECNTSLLAGNFDMARQGGFSTKTWHVTNLGKARDTHQALNGKTVPITEPFVTIKGNKLMMPCDPDCSVAEETVNCHCFLTYS; translated from the coding sequence ATGGCAGTTATTGATAAGATATCCTCAGATTTAGCATATGTGAAAGGGAAGCTATATCGGATTGACCAGAACGGGGACAAGAAAGAACTGACAGTGCATCCCTTCCTGGATTTTTGGGCCAGGCCAAATCCGTTATATGAGTTTACAGCAAGTGCACTTTGGAAGCTGCAAAGCGATTATCTCCTGCTGAAAGGCGAGGGGTATTTCATCATCGAACGATATGACAATGGATATCCAGCAGAACTGTGGCCGGTACCGACACATTGGGTTCAAATGACGCCATATCAAGGTTTCCCATATTATCGGATACGGGCGGCCGATGGCGGAGTAATGGATGTGCCGATTGATGATGTTTTTGTAATGAAGGACCTAAACCCTCTCGATCCATACCGAAGAGGCCTGGGGCAGGCGGAGCCCCTTGCGGATGAGGTTGAGATTGATGAATATGCGGCCAAGTTCCAAAAGAAGTTTTTCTTCAATGACGCGATGCCGGGTGCAATCGTTGTAATGCCAGGGGCGGATGATAAACAGCAGGAGCGTTTTCTTGCAAAATGGAAAGAACGATTCAGGGGGCATCAAAACAGCCATGGAATTGCGACCATAGGAGGACCAAAGGACACACAAGCAAGCGTCGTGAAACTGAGTGACAACATGAAGGACCTAGACATGATTAACGGGAGGGCATTTACCCGTGATGCGGTCCTGGAGCATTTTGGGGTACCGCGTGAAATAATGGGAATCACCCAAAACAGCAACAGGGCTACGGCAGAGGCTGCGAGATATATATACGCTACAAACGTATTGACTCCGCGCCTGGCGAACCGGCAGGATGCCATAAACCTGCAGCTTTTATCTGCTTATGGGGACGATCTTGTATGGGAGTATGATGATATCATACCAAAAGACAAAGAGTTTGAAAAAATGGTCGCCTTTGATGGATGGAATAACGGAGTAATTACTAAGAATGAGGCGCGTGAAAAGCTGGATATGGAGAAGACGGAGAAGGGCGACATCTTCAAAATGAATTTTGCGGACCTCTATATTGGTGAAGACGAAGATCCAGTGGAACTCAGTTCGGCGGCGGAAAACCTACAATACTCAGATGCATCCGATCCGATTGAGGCAGACAGGAACGATATAGAAGTGTCTCTTGGGGACGAGTTGATTGGAAGTACACAGGACGAAGAGAAAATCCTAAAGCGTGCAGCAGAGATTAAAGAACAGCGAATCAAGGCGGCGGGGATGGGGTTAAACCATGCAAGGCAGACACAGACCCGTAAATTTGAAATAGCTACAACGAAATACTTCCGGAGCCAGGCAGATCAGATACAGGGTGCGCTGATAGGAAACAAAAAGGCGGAAGGGAGCGTTTGGGATGCCATTGGTATGACACAAGAGGAATTCCTGCGGCTGTCTGAGCAGCAACAATCACAATTGACCATGCAGTTTGTGAATGGATTGCTGGATTGGAAAACACAAGAAGGAATCCTGGAATCCATATTGACGCCTCTTTGGGCAGAGACCTATGATAAGGGTGTAAAAGAAGTGGTATCGAGTTACCGCCTGAATGCAATCCAGCAACCATCATTGACTTCTGTAGCACGTTTGCGTGGAGGGCAGCGCGTCACAAGGGTGACGCAGACAACCAAAGATAATATCCGAAGAATCGTCGCAGACGGCCTAACGCAAGGGAAAGGAAAGCAGGAGCTAACTGAGGACATCATGATTGAAATGAACACATCTGCTGCCAGGGCACGTATCATTGCTGCACAGGAATGCAATACCAGCCTTCTGGCAGGGAATTTTGATATGGCGAGACAAGGTGGATTTTCAACGAAGACTTGGCATGTAACTAATTTGGGAAAAGCCAGGGACACACATCAGGCATTGAATGGAAAAACAGTCCCAATAACGGAACCATTCGTAACAATTAAGGGGAATAAACTCATGATGCCGTGTGATCCTGATTGTTCAGTCGCAGAGGAAACCGTGAACTGTCATTGCTTTTTGACATACTCATAA
- a CDS encoding phage structural protein, which produces MVTSYDPKKVNVNVDGTTLTGFASDGIITVSKSEDAVTPNVGVQGDVVYEENANESGTVAVTLQQTSSSLQKLRNLASNRKRFALTISDANDDAPANVSGSECRILKEPDVVRGKNTSTVTVNIYVPNLKIRQ; this is translated from the coding sequence ATGGTAACAAGTTATGATCCCAAAAAAGTGAATGTTAATGTGGATGGAACAACCCTGACGGGATTTGCCAGTGATGGTATTATCACGGTATCCAAAAGTGAAGATGCTGTTACGCCGAATGTGGGAGTACAGGGTGATGTGGTATATGAAGAGAATGCCAATGAAAGCGGGACGGTCGCAGTTACACTGCAGCAGACATCCTCATCATTGCAAAAGCTCAGGAACCTGGCATCAAACCGGAAACGATTTGCTCTAACAATTTCAGATGCCAACGACGACGCACCTGCCAACGTTAGCGGTTCAGAGTGTCGCATCTTAAAAGAACCGGATGTAGTTAGAGGAAAGAATACAAGCACGGTGACAGTCAATATCTATGTGCCTAATCTTAAAATCAGGCAGTAA
- a CDS encoding terminase small subunit has product MPRPRDPNRDRAFELYRKSGGSLDLVEIASQLNLPPGTIRGWKSKDNWENRLNGTLQKNTERSKHDSRKNKAEKIKAAEAAEQMSVNTELNSNQQLFCLYCAYGDNATAAYQKAYDCSYQTAMVNASRLLRNAKIKAEVDRIKKERLESLFFDEHDIFQWHLDVARANITDYVTFGREEIQAIGAFGPITDKETGEPITKEVNYVKFKESSEVNGHVIKKVKLGKDGASIELYDAMAAMKWLAEHMSLGTAGQQKLAQSIVDAYEWRRSQEKERKGEADAGE; this is encoded by the coding sequence ATGCCAAGACCCAGAGACCCCAACAGGGACCGGGCATTTGAGTTGTACAGGAAAAGTGGAGGAAGCCTTGATTTGGTTGAGATTGCAAGTCAACTAAATCTCCCGCCCGGGACAATCCGAGGATGGAAATCAAAAGATAACTGGGAAAACCGATTAAATGGAACGCTCCAAAAAAATACGGAACGTTCCAAACATGATTCCAGAAAAAATAAGGCGGAGAAAATAAAAGCTGCAGAGGCTGCTGAACAGATGAGTGTAAATACTGAACTCAACAGCAATCAACAACTTTTCTGCCTGTACTGTGCTTATGGAGATAATGCTACAGCCGCGTATCAGAAGGCATATGACTGTAGTTACCAGACAGCAATGGTTAATGCCTCACGTCTGCTAAGAAATGCTAAGATTAAAGCCGAAGTTGACCGAATCAAAAAAGAACGTTTGGAGTCGTTATTTTTCGATGAGCATGACATATTTCAATGGCATTTAGATGTGGCGAGAGCTAACATCACGGATTATGTAACATTTGGTCGCGAGGAAATCCAGGCCATCGGGGCTTTTGGGCCAATCACAGACAAAGAGACTGGAGAGCCGATAACGAAGGAAGTTAATTATGTAAAGTTCAAGGAATCATCTGAGGTAAACGGGCATGTCATAAAAAAAGTGAAATTGGGGAAGGATGGTGCAAGCATTGAGCTTTATGACGCAATGGCAGCCATGAAGTGGCTGGCCGAGCATATGAGCCTGGGAACCGCAGGACAACAGAAACTGGCCCAAAGCATTGTGGATGCATATGAATGGCGGAGGAGCCAGGAAAAGGAAAGGAAAGGGGAAGCAGATGCTGGGGAGTGA
- a CDS encoding single-stranded DNA-binding protein, whose product MNRVILMGRLTKDPDIRYTQGERSMAIARYTLAVDRRGRRGQDSSAEQQTADFINCVAFDRAAEFAEKYFRQGMRVLVSGRIQTGSYVNQEGRKVYTTDIVLDDQEFADSKGASGRGPEQRQVQGADIGEGFMSIPDGIEDEGLPFS is encoded by the coding sequence ATGAACAGAGTCATACTAATGGGAAGGCTGACCAAGGACCCGGATATAAGGTACACCCAGGGTGAGCGCTCCATGGCCATTGCAAGGTACACCCTTGCAGTGGACAGGAGGGGCCGCAGGGGACAGGACAGCTCCGCAGAGCAGCAGACTGCCGATTTTATCAACTGTGTTGCATTTGACCGCGCTGCCGAGTTTGCCGAGAAGTATTTCCGTCAGGGAATGCGGGTGCTTGTATCGGGCAGGATACAGACAGGAAGCTATGTGAACCAGGAGGGCCGGAAGGTATACACAACGGATATCGTCCTGGATGACCAGGAGTTCGCGGACAGCAAGGGAGCGTCGGGCAGAGGTCCGGAGCAGCGGCAGGTCCAGGGCGCGGACATCGGGGAAGGCTTTATGAGCATTCCGGATGGCATCGAGGATGAAGGGCTGCCATTCTCTTAA
- a CDS encoding tyrosine-type recombinase/integrase: protein MDENKLKDELIAKLSSNVDTTVLQMVDTALASVLSDYEVAKRNTQLSTGVLRFPELEIYIAKMRFDNKAKSTIDQYSKFLGDMLCYLGKPVDKIQDFDIMNFLNFYAETNGISDSTKNHKRLIASSFFTFLHKRGYIIKNPMATVDTIKYTAQVREALTQKEVERMRVACGENLRDNVVLELFLASGCRVSEVAGMRVENIDMKQKTVIVLGKGKKERPVFFSDRLLVYLEKYLDGRREGPVVISVRAPYQGIKKNAMENIVREISKKAGIEKRVFPHLLRHTFATHALNKGMPLESLSDLMGHACIETTRIYAKNHMSKIRYEYDMYAS from the coding sequence ATGGACGAAAATAAATTAAAAGACGAATTGATAGCAAAGCTGTCCAGTAATGTGGACACAACGGTATTGCAGATGGTTGACACAGCTCTCGCATCCGTATTAAGCGATTATGAAGTGGCCAAACGCAATACACAACTGAGCACAGGGGTATTGAGATTTCCCGAACTGGAAATATACATCGCTAAGATGCGGTTTGATAATAAAGCAAAGAGTACCATTGACCAATACAGCAAATTCCTGGGGGATATGTTGTGCTATCTGGGAAAACCAGTGGACAAGATCCAGGACTTCGACATCATGAACTTCCTGAACTTTTATGCAGAGACAAATGGAATATCGGATAGCACCAAGAATCATAAACGCCTGATAGCCAGCTCATTCTTTACGTTTCTACACAAGCGCGGATACATAATAAAAAATCCCATGGCCACGGTGGACACAATTAAGTATACGGCGCAGGTCCGGGAAGCATTGACGCAAAAGGAAGTGGAGCGCATGAGAGTGGCGTGTGGAGAAAACCTAAGGGACAATGTGGTGCTGGAGCTATTCCTGGCATCCGGATGCCGAGTATCAGAAGTGGCCGGCATGAGGGTGGAAAACATTGATATGAAGCAAAAGACAGTGATTGTACTGGGGAAAGGAAAAAAAGAGAGGCCTGTATTCTTCTCTGACCGTTTACTAGTTTACCTGGAAAAGTATCTGGATGGCAGGCGTGAGGGCCCGGTGGTGATATCGGTCAGAGCTCCGTATCAAGGCATAAAAAAGAACGCTATGGAGAATATCGTCAGAGAGATTTCAAAGAAGGCCGGAATCGAAAAGAGGGTATTCCCACATCTTCTGAGGCACACATTTGCCACACATGCGCTTAACAAGGGAATGCCGCTGGAATCACTGAGTGACCTGATGGGCCATGCGTGTATCGAAACAACGCGTATTTACGCAAAAAACCATATGTCAAAGATACGGTATGAATACGATATGTATGCATCGTAG
- a CDS encoding HK97 family phage prohead protease codes for MEHEFKKMRFKMDAYNEEEGIFSGYGAVFENIDSGGDIIEPGAFTKTLAEGWERVKVLALHNDCWLPIGRPVELREEPNGLFISGKISDTTMGRDVKVLLKDGVLNELSIGYDPIIFDYDENGIRHLREIKLWEVSVVTWAMNPEAVITSYKSMQETAAQALAIKKDLLQELKEGRKISNSRLKSLRDVSKSMKDSARTIDAVIREASNEAAKKSGVLTLGSSKSVQKQIEIIF; via the coding sequence GTGGAGCATGAGTTTAAAAAAATGCGGTTCAAGATGGATGCCTATAACGAAGAAGAAGGGATTTTTTCAGGTTATGGCGCGGTATTTGAGAACATAGACAGCGGAGGGGACATCATAGAACCGGGAGCGTTTACAAAGACATTAGCAGAAGGATGGGAGCGGGTTAAAGTACTTGCATTACACAATGACTGCTGGCTCCCGATTGGACGTCCTGTTGAACTGCGTGAAGAACCCAATGGACTGTTTATAAGTGGGAAAATTTCCGACACGACCATGGGACGTGACGTAAAAGTACTATTGAAGGACGGAGTTTTAAATGAGCTGTCCATTGGGTATGATCCAATCATTTTCGATTATGACGAGAACGGAATTCGACATCTGAGAGAAATTAAACTATGGGAAGTATCGGTCGTCACCTGGGCAATGAATCCGGAAGCTGTAATTACCAGTTATAAGTCAATGCAGGAAACAGCTGCACAGGCATTAGCTATCAAGAAAGATTTATTGCAGGAATTAAAGGAAGGGCGCAAAATCAGTAATTCACGATTGAAATCACTAAGGGATGTCAGTAAATCAATGAAAGATTCCGCACGCACGATTGATGCGGTCATTCGAGAGGCCAGTAATGAAGCTGCAAAGAAGTCCGGGGTTCTAACTCTTGGAAGCAGTAAAAGCGTTCAGAAACAAATAGAGATTATTTTTTAG
- a CDS encoding DUF3383 family protein, whose product MSKDVVVVVTLEDVPQSMDTLDILLISTAGEKAGKTYTDLEEIKKDWTDSSIVYKKAAALFNQGNAIPAPEKLIRKVTIVGVAQPETASALVEAIKAYQEENDDWYIFLTDQTDDTYLEALGNFAAGSEPTEAELSSGVEDHRKLYIAQTNNKEYAVSTARTVIVYTKDTNEHADAAWLGAVGPWYPQSVTWKFKMPAGISVPTLTTSEVTALETNHVNFVTSEYKKNYIKNGICMDGEWIDAVLGADWIAKRMREKLYDIFMGNPNIPYTDAGFTTVSAGVFETLEEATGYAIIAENPESGAGIYNVSVPKRSEATDQQAASRQMPDISWEAQLGGAVHGVKVKGTLKVSLT is encoded by the coding sequence TTGAGCAAAGATGTAGTAGTTGTGGTGACACTTGAGGATGTGCCACAGTCCATGGACACCCTTGATATTCTCTTGATTTCTACAGCAGGTGAGAAAGCGGGAAAAACCTATACAGATTTAGAGGAAATCAAGAAGGATTGGACAGATTCCAGTATTGTGTATAAAAAGGCAGCAGCCTTATTTAACCAGGGAAATGCCATACCTGCGCCGGAAAAATTAATCAGGAAGGTAACTATTGTAGGAGTTGCGCAACCGGAAACAGCCAGTGCATTGGTGGAAGCGATTAAGGCATATCAGGAGGAGAACGATGACTGGTATATTTTCCTGACTGACCAAACGGATGATACCTACCTGGAGGCTTTGGGAAATTTCGCAGCGGGAAGTGAGCCGACAGAAGCGGAACTGTCATCGGGGGTGGAGGACCACAGGAAGTTATACATTGCTCAGACGAACAATAAGGAGTATGCAGTCAGTACTGCCCGGACTGTGATAGTATATACCAAGGATACGAATGAACATGCGGATGCAGCATGGCTGGGGGCTGTTGGTCCTTGGTATCCGCAATCAGTTACATGGAAATTCAAGATGCCGGCAGGAATTTCGGTCCCAACGCTGACCACTTCAGAAGTCACAGCCCTGGAAACAAACCACGTGAATTTCGTAACCAGTGAATATAAAAAGAATTACATCAAAAATGGCATCTGCATGGATGGGGAATGGATTGACGCAGTGCTTGGAGCTGATTGGATTGCGAAAAGGATGAGGGAAAAACTCTATGATATCTTCATGGGAAATCCCAACATCCCTTATACAGATGCTGGTTTCACTACGGTATCAGCAGGTGTATTTGAGACATTAGAAGAGGCAACTGGATATGCAATTATAGCAGAGAACCCAGAATCCGGAGCGGGCATCTATAACGTGTCCGTACCTAAACGGTCTGAGGCAACGGACCAGCAGGCAGCTTCCAGGCAGATGCCGGACATTTCGTGGGAGGCCCAGCTCGGAGGGGCCGTGCATGGAGTTAAAGTCAAAGGTACTCTGAAAGTATCGCTTACATAA
- a CDS encoding DUF6275 family protein, protein MIITGMKHFESVCKRKLVDWYNCDVETKGTRIDLDDVYIVWACKTLQNYKCLASTSVSGDGIYAEYTYNGDKQELYEDVYKKLTNTCHREE, encoded by the coding sequence ATGATTATAACAGGAATGAAACATTTTGAAAGTGTATGCAAAAGAAAACTTGTAGATTGGTATAACTGTGACGTGGAGACCAAAGGCACACGCATTGATTTGGATGACGTTTATATTGTATGGGCTTGCAAGACTTTACAGAACTACAAGTGTTTAGCTTCAACTTCGGTTAGTGGCGACGGTATTTATGCTGAGTATACGTATAATGGGGACAAACAGGAATTATACGAAGATGTATACAAAAAATTGACGAATACTTGCCATAGAGAAGAATAG
- a CDS encoding phage major capsid protein: MSRYKMSRKTARARKSMKMGADDLQEMVKAAVKEALDEQKAEDGSEDDPEESGGDLGEILDAAIEAVNAKRKSAKSDELNPDDTEELVGAILEEAGAAEDGKSDDEATDLEEVIKAACEAVNEKRKSAKADEIGDDVVDEILDAVAEVMSDDTADEEGKGRKEAYFRQRQTKSYGSRGKQKKAVQRKYSDIFLKGGNGGGMQKKKEEVPPLITFARAVKCLDVYGRQDPERAAYYARKKYDDTEMEREFKALSATNPTDGGYLIPEVYSDQVIELLYPKTVIVELGAQTVPLTTGNLNLPKMTAGARAQWGGEQRKIKTSQTKFGNIKLSAKRLEAIIPQSRELLMLSTFSADSMFANDLTRRMQLGLDYGGLYGAGAEFQPLGIANNKEVENIDATKIGNDDLADTNGKITPDLPIYVRSKAMSKNIDDIHAGWAMNSMLEGIFLNMKTQMGTYIYREEMATGKLCGFPYKVSNQIPTDNGKTDLFFGNWSDLLIGDQMGLETYTTLDGTWTDEDGVQHNAFEENLAATRALMYDDIGVRHAESFIYCKNIKVM, encoded by the coding sequence ATGTCAAGATATAAAATGAGCCGAAAGACGGCAAGAGCAAGAAAGTCTATGAAAATGGGAGCAGACGACCTGCAGGAAATGGTAAAGGCAGCAGTAAAGGAGGCTCTGGATGAACAGAAGGCAGAGGATGGTTCCGAAGACGACCCAGAAGAATCTGGTGGAGACTTAGGGGAAATCCTGGATGCAGCCATTGAGGCCGTGAATGCGAAACGCAAGTCTGCAAAATCTGATGAATTAAATCCGGATGATACAGAGGAGTTGGTCGGCGCCATTCTGGAAGAAGCTGGAGCGGCAGAGGATGGTAAATCGGATGATGAAGCAACTGACCTGGAGGAGGTCATTAAAGCTGCCTGCGAGGCTGTAAACGAGAAACGCAAATCTGCAAAAGCGGATGAGATAGGTGATGATGTGGTAGATGAAATCCTGGATGCAGTGGCAGAGGTTATGTCAGATGACACGGCAGATGAGGAAGGGAAAGGAAGAAAAGAGGCCTATTTCAGACAGCGCCAGACTAAGTCATATGGAAGCAGAGGAAAACAGAAGAAGGCTGTGCAGAGAAAGTATAGTGACATTTTTTTAAAAGGAGGAAATGGAGGAGGAATGCAGAAAAAAAAGGAAGAAGTACCGCCGTTAATTACCTTTGCGCGGGCAGTAAAGTGTCTGGATGTGTATGGACGTCAGGATCCGGAAAGAGCTGCTTACTATGCCAGAAAGAAATATGATGACACGGAAATGGAAAGAGAGTTTAAGGCATTGTCAGCTACTAACCCTACAGACGGAGGGTATCTTATACCAGAAGTCTACTCTGACCAGGTTATTGAACTGCTTTATCCCAAGACTGTGATTGTTGAATTGGGAGCTCAGACTGTGCCACTTACCACTGGAAATCTGAATCTGCCCAAGATGACCGCAGGAGCCCGTGCCCAGTGGGGAGGAGAGCAGCGAAAGATTAAAACCAGCCAGACTAAATTTGGAAACATCAAATTATCTGCAAAGAGGTTGGAGGCAATTATTCCTCAGTCAAGGGAACTGCTTATGCTCTCCACCTTCTCGGCAGACTCTATGTTCGCAAATGATTTAACACGCAGAATGCAGTTGGGCCTTGACTATGGCGGTCTGTACGGTGCGGGAGCCGAGTTCCAGCCCCTTGGTATTGCGAATAATAAAGAAGTCGAGAATATTGATGCCACCAAGATAGGCAATGATGACCTGGCAGACACTAATGGTAAAATCACACCAGATTTACCTATTTACGTAAGGTCTAAAGCAATGTCGAAGAACATTGACGACATCCATGCCGGATGGGCTATGAACAGTATGTTAGAAGGAATCTTTTTGAACATGAAAACCCAGATGGGAACCTATATTTACCGCGAGGAAATGGCAACCGGGAAGCTGTGCGGATTCCCATATAAGGTATCCAACCAGATTCCGACCGACAACGGAAAGACTGACTTGTTCTTTGGAAATTGGTCTGACCTGCTTATTGGCGACCAGATGGGTCTGGAGACATACACTACTTTGGATGGTACATGGACTGATGAGGATGGTGTGCAGCACAATGCATTCGAGGAAAACCTGGCGGCCACCAGAGCTCTGATGTATGACGATATTGGTGTACGTCATGCTGAGAGTTTCATATACTGTAAAAATATTAAGGTAATGTAA
- a CDS encoding single-stranded DNA-binding protein — protein MLNNTENNKVSMMGEIASGFTFSHEVFGEGFYMADVAVGRLSGQVDIIPLMVSESLIDIHKDYTGHAMECTGQFRSHNQHEGVRNRLKLSVFVREIHLTQPVPMDCTKNNQIFLDGYICKPPVYRKTPLEKEIADILLAVNRPYGKSDYIPCICWGRNARRASEFEVGTRIETWGRVQSRGYIKRLSKTETELRTAYEVSILKLKRREENEGIY, from the coding sequence ATGTTAAATAATACAGAAAACAACAAGGTAAGCATGATGGGTGAGATTGCTTCCGGATTTACCTTCAGCCACGAAGTGTTCGGAGAAGGATTTTATATGGCGGATGTGGCTGTCGGCCGGCTCAGCGGGCAGGTAGACATTATTCCCCTAATGGTATCCGAGAGCCTGATAGACATACATAAAGACTATACTGGCCATGCCATGGAGTGTACAGGCCAGTTCCGCTCCCATAACCAACATGAAGGAGTCAGGAACCGGTTAAAACTGTCTGTGTTTGTAAGAGAAATCCATTTGACCCAGCCTGTTCCGATGGATTGCACAAAAAATAACCAGATATTCCTGGATGGCTATATTTGTAAGCCGCCTGTCTACAGGAAAACTCCGCTTGAAAAGGAAATAGCGGACATCCTTCTGGCCGTAAACCGTCCATACGGCAAATCGGACTATATCCCCTGCATCTGCTGGGGGCGCAATGCACGCCGTGCTTCCGAATTCGAGGTGGGAACCAGGATAGAGACATGGGGCCGCGTACAGAGCCGGGGATACATCAAAAGACTCAGCAAGACAGAAACTGAGCTGCGTACTGCCTATGAGGTATCAATACTAAAGCTGAAGAGGAGAGAAGAAAATGAAGGAATATATTAA
- a CDS encoding LIC_12616 family protein: protein MKFKYIRNMVTNGLSNYLKVPVVLASQVEPEQDYPFIIYSVTAPYIPENTLGEYRQGGDGEEIRREQPTCTWSFTACSANRRTPSGFILGEDEAMELANQALGWFLHAGYEYTSGNGITIVNTGNVQERSVLEVDEAVRRYGFDVTIRYIREDNRMIATIRNAATIEQKGDTH, encoded by the coding sequence ATGAAATTCAAATATATTAGGAACATGGTCACAAATGGATTAAGCAATTACCTAAAGGTGCCGGTTGTTCTGGCAAGTCAAGTGGAGCCAGAGCAGGATTATCCGTTCATCATTTATTCCGTTACAGCCCCTTATATACCGGAAAATACATTAGGGGAATATCGGCAGGGCGGAGACGGGGAAGAGATACGGAGAGAACAACCCACATGTACATGGTCCTTTACAGCCTGCAGTGCAAACCGTAGAACACCGTCCGGTTTTATACTGGGAGAAGATGAAGCCATGGAACTGGCGAATCAGGCTCTTGGATGGTTCCTGCACGCAGGATACGAATATACGTCCGGGAACGGAATTACCATTGTGAACACAGGAAACGTACAGGAGCGGAGCGTTCTGGAAGTGGATGAGGCGGTCAGAAGGTATGGGTTTGACGTGACCATCCGATATATCAGAGAGGACAACCGGATGATTGCCACCATACGGAATGCAGCAACCATTGAGCAGAAAGGAGACACACATTGA